In the Aquipuribacter sp. SD81 genome, TCGTGAGACAGCAGTCCGGGATCACCTGAGACATCCGTCCGGGATGTCCTGAGCCCACACACCACGCCCTCCGCAAGAGGAATAATCCACCACGAGAGGGGTCTGGTCAAGGTTGCCGCAGCGTTATCCACAGGCAGTGGAGGTCATGTGTCACCTGTCCATGCTGCAGCCCCCTTGCAGCAGGCGGGTCGCCAAGACCGTGCGGCCCAGCCCGACCGGCGCGAAGGTGTACCGGGTCGCTGCTGCCGGTGTTCACCGAGCTGTCTGACGCCCTCGTGCCTCCCATCGCTCGCTGCGTCGACTGGCTCCGTCGCTGCCCCTGGAAGCGTCCACCTGAGTGCGGTCATCGGCTCCGCATCGCGACGTCCCAAAGCATCCGGATGGGCCGACGTCGCGGTCGGCGGGGTCGTGCTGCTCCTGTCTACGGGCCTCGTCGCGCGAGCAGGGTCGACGGTGAGCCGCGCTCGGCGCCTGCGTCGCGACGTCGTCGTCGGCGGGGTACGCGAGACCAGGTCGTCCGCGGAGCTGGTCGTGCCCTGTCGGCGAGCCTGCGGCGGTCCGGTGGAGGCCCGCCGGACGAGCAGCGACGGTGGCAGCGTGGCGGGCTGCTCGTCCGGGCCGCCCCGACCACCGGCGACCATGGCCAGCACGACCTCGACACCGGACGCGCCCAGCCGTGCCAGGTCCTGCCGGACGCTGGTGAGTCCAGGGCCGTAGAAGGCGGCCTGTGGCACGTCGTCGAATCCCGCGACGCTCACGTCGGTCGGGACGCCGCGGCCACAGTCCTGCACGGCTCGCACGACGCCGAGGGCCATGGCGTCGTTCGCGGCGAAGACAGCGGTGACCCTCTCGTCGCGCGCCAGGTGACGCCCCCGGGCGTAACCGCTGCGCGCGGACCAGTCACCTCGCACGACAGCAGGGACCGGCGCCCCTGCCTCCAGCAGTGCCTGCTCCCAGCCGTCGAGGCGCTCCTGCGAGCAGCGCCAGGTCGCGGGACCGGCCACGTGGTGCACGGTCCGGTGGCCCAACCTGAGGAGGTGCCGCGTGAGGAGCGCAGCGCCCGCCCGCTGGTCGCTGGCCAGCACGGACCAGGCCCCCCGAGGATCACCGTCGATGGACACCGCCGGCACGCGCCCCGCCGTCGGCGCGCCCGACCGGCGCACGGGTGCGGCGATGACCACGCCGGCGACCGCGGCGTCCAGCAGGTCCGCCAGCGCCGCACCGACGCTGCGGGGCGCAAGGTCGTCGATCGCGCGCAGCCGGGTGGTGTAGCCGCGCTCACGTGCCGCCCGCTCGACCGACGACACGATGCGTGCCTGGCGGTACAGGTCCACCCGAGCGACGGCGACGCCGATGACCGTGCTCCTCCGCGTGACGAGGGCCCGGGCCGACTCGTCCGGCCGGTAACCGAGGGCCGCCATCACCTCGTGCACCCGTCGGCGGGTGCCGGGTCCGACGCCCTCGCGGTCGTTGAGGACCCGCGAGACCGTCTGGTGCGAGACCTGCGCCAGCCGGGCGACGTCGTGCTGGCTGGGACGACCGTTCTTCGCCATCAGCGGTTCCAGTCGATCTGGTGAGGCCGTCACCGGGGTCCTTGGTGCGGGGGCGTGCCGGGTGGGGTGGTGGAGCGCTGCGGCCCGGGCCCGGAGACCGGACCCGGGCCGCAGCTGGTGGAGCGGGGCGGTGCGTCAGCCGAGCGCGATCACCCGGTCGACGACGTGGCCGACCTGGACCTGCCCGAGGTTGACGTCGACGTCGGTGACCGTGGCCACCACGTCACCGTCGGCGTCGAGCAGCCGCACGGTGGTGCCGGCCACGTCGACGGTGAGCGTGGCGCCCCCGGCCGTGGTCAGCTCCGCGCCGTCGGAGGCGAGCACCTGCTCGGAATCCAGCGTCGCGTCCAGCACGACGTGGTCCAGCAGCAGCGCCTCCAGCGCGTCCACCGACAACTGCCCGCGCAGCCGGCCGGCCGCTGCCTTCTCGTTCGGCACCCGACCCCTCGTCGTCGCGTCGAGGTAGGCCACGAACGCGTCGTCGTCCGGCAGGAACGCCGTCAGCGGCTGCGTCGGGTCACCCAGCAACGAGACCGGGGAGTCGGGACGGGCCGCGAGCACCCGGCCCACCGCGAAGGCCAGCAGGTCGAAGTCCGACCCGTCGGCCTCACGCGGGTTCTCCGGACCGGACGTGTCCGCACCGAGCACGTCACCCAGCGAGGTGTCCGTGCCGAGCTCCGGCTCCTCCGCCGCCGGCACCGAGAACGGCGCGACGGTGATGCGGTCGACGACGGGGGCGGTGTCGGCCCGCAGGTCGAGCCCGAGGTCGGGCCAGGTGTCGCTGGCGTACGTCTCGCCGTCCCAGTTGGTCGGCTCCTCGGAACGCCAGCGGATGGTGTTCTCTCCCGCCTCGAGCTGCAGCAGGATCGTCTTCTCCGCGAACTGGTTCTCGTGGAACGTCGGCACGAAGATCTCCTGCCGGTCCTCGCCCCCGTTGACCGACAGCCACGCGTAGCGGGCCATCGGGTTCGGGTTGTAGTGCGTGGCGGGGACCTGCTCGGGGTTGGAGAAGCGGACGGTCATCGCGTGGGTGCCCGCCTGCTCCGCCTCGACGGTGAAGGTGAGGGTGTTGCTGTTGCCGGGCCCCCCGCCAATCCCGTCGACGGCCTGGCCGCCGCCGGCGAGCGAGAGGTCGACGACCACGGCGTCGCCCGCGAGCTCGGCGTCCTCCGCCTCGTAGTCCGTGGCGTTGAGGGCGCCCTCGGTCGCCTCGACGACGAGCCGGTCGACGACGAGGTCGCCGGTGACGACGACCTTGTTGACGCCGCCGTTGAGGTAGACGGGCACGGCGGTGGTCCCGCTGAGGCCGCTGGCCTCGGTGCCGCCGACGAGCAGGGTGCCCGTCCCGTCGTCCGCGGCGTCGACGGTGAGCGTGTGCTCACCGGGCTCGGCCGCGTACACCCAGAAGGTGAGCTCGTCCCCCTCGCCGACCGCGGCGCCACCGGCACCGGAGATCTCACCGGTGAGGTCGTAGCGCGCGTCGGCGCCGAAGGGCTCGGCCAGCTCCGCCTCGTAGACCGCCGTGGCGGAGGTCGGGGACGGCTTCTTCAGGACGATCCGGTCGATGATCGCGTCACCGACGGTCTGTTGCGTGCCGTCCAGGCTGCGGGTCGCCAGCGAGATGGTGTGGGTGCCGGCGGTCAGCTCGACGGTGGTGTCGGCGTGGTCCCACACCACCCACTTGTAGCCGAGCGGCAGGAAGAGCTCCTGCTCCGCGGCCCCGTCGACCCGGACGAACACGTTGGTCGGGCCCTGCTCCTGCACCCGCTCGAAGGTGTTGAGGGTGCTGGTGAAGACCTGGAGGTCGTACGTGCCGTCCTCCGGCACCTCGACGGTGAAGTCGAGCCGCCCGTCGACGCCCGTGCGCAGGCCGCCGACGTTGTACAGGCCCGAGGTGAAGAAGCCGCTCACGTTCTGCGGGCTGCCCTCGGGGCCGTTGCGGCTGTAGCCGGCGCCGCCGACCCAGGTGGCCGCCTCGGCTTCGAAGGAGGCGTCGAACGACGTCGGGGGCACCTGCGTGGTCTCGCCGGTGCCGACCGGCGTCACGGTGATCTCGTACGCGGAGGACTCCGTGAGGCCCGGGAGGCGCGCGCCGCCGAAGTCGAGGCCGATGGCGCCGTCAACGACGTCGACGGTGAGCTCGTCGACGAACCGTGGCTGCGGCGAGTCGCCGAGCTGGCCCGTCCACGGGATCTCCTCGACGGTGACCCGCACCTCGTCACCGAAGACGTCGGCGGGGACGTCGATCATGTTGACGTAGGAGGCGCCCTCCTTGCCGCCGATGATGGCCTTCGCCATCCGCCGCTCCTCGTCGAGCGTCGCCACGCCCTGGAGGGTGTAGCTCTCGCCGGGCTGCGGCGGGGTGACCTCGACGGTGTGCCCCGTCATGGCGGAGTACGCGTTGTACAGCCACCACTGGCCGTTGCCCCGGTCGGAGCCGACCGCGGAGTCCGCGAGGTTCCCGTTGATGTTCCAGAACGCGATCATGCCCTCGACCTTCGAGTCCTCGACCGCGGAGATCCACTGGATCATCTGGCCGGGCACGGAGGTGTGATAGTTGAAGGCGTACTCGTTGACGTTGATCGGCAGGTGCGTGCCCTCGCGGTCGGTGCCGGCGTAGAGCTCGTCCTCCCAGCTGCGGAAGCGCTCGACCGAGTCGCGGATGGTGGCGGGGTCGCTGAGCTCGTGCCACGTGATGATGTCCGGGGTGGTGCCGGCCTCCAGCGTGTGCTCCATGAAGCCGCGGACCTGGCCGAACAGCACGCTGGTGCCCGGCCCGGCGATCTCGACCCCGGGAAGCTTCTCCTCGATGAGGCGGTAGGAGCGGTCCCACGCGGCGAAGTAGTCCGTCGGGTCGTTGAGCCAGCTGACCCGGTTGTAGCTCCACTGCCCAGTGCCGAACATGTTGCCCTCGGGCTCGTTGAACGGCTCGATCACGACGTTGTCGGTGAGCTCGGGCTTCTCGGCGAGCAGCTCGGCGATCTGGTCGAGCTGCATCTCCATGACGTCGAAGTAGCCCTCGAGCCGCTCCGTGGGTGTGTCACCGGGCCACTGGTAGGGGAAGCCGCGGTAGTAGTCCGTCGTGCGGACGTAGACCTTGCCCTCGGTGGTGCGGGCGAGGGACTCGAGCACCTCCAGCGCGTCCGAGCCGGGGTGCTGGGCGCCGTCCTGGCCCTTGGTCGCGACCGTCCGCAGCCCGAAGCCCTCGACGAGGGTGTCGCTCGGCATGCCGTCGTCGTACAACCCGTACAGCACACCGGCCGCGCCGCCGAGGAAGTCCCCGGTGTCGCTGCCGAGGTCGACGGTGAGCTCGCCCTCGCGGACGACGTCGACCGTCGCCGTGACGGTCGTGCCGCCCGCGGTGCCGGTCACCGTGAAGCGGCCCGCCTGCGCGTACTGCGTGGCGTCGACGGGCTCCCACTCGACAGGGACCTGGCGGTCGTAGCCGTCGGAGAACTCACCGAGGACGCCGGCGGGGAGGTCCGGAGCCGTGCCGATGGCCGTGCGGATGCTGAACTCCGTGGCCGCGACGGCGTCGAGGGTCGGCAGCTCCGCACCGTAGAGCTCGGCGACCTGCTCGGCGTCGAGGGCGGAGTGGAAGACCTGGAAGTCGTCGACGTCACCGGAGAGCAGCGGGTCCGGGTAGAACGCGCGGCCGATGTAGCCGGAGCTCGTCGCCGTCGCGGTGAGCAGCTGCGCGCCGGTGACGTCGGTCTCGGTCGAGCCGACGGCGACGCCGTCGAGGTAGAGGGTGAGCGTGTCGTCGTCGGTGTCGAGCACGACGGTGTTGGTGCGCCACTGCTGCGCGGGCATCGCCGCCCCGCCCGTGACGACGTCCTCGGCGGCGCCGCCGCCGCCGACGGTGATCGCGGTCCGCAGCCGCCCGTCGCCGTTGGACGGCGTGGCGAAGAAGTACCGGGTGGTGTTCGAGCCGAGGTCGAACAGGCGCTGCCATGGCCCGCCCGTGCCGTCCCACAGGGCGCGGACGGAGACCGTGAGGTCCGTCGAGCCCTCGAGGACGCCTCGGGGTAGGCGGACGTAGGCGCTCGTGGCGGCTGCGCCACCGGGAAGCGACAGGGCGCGGCCGTCCGGCCCGTCGACGCTGGAGGCGGTGCCCGGGTTGACGAGCGTCGCGTCGAGACCGGACCCGCTGGAGTCGGCGACGACGCCGCCGGTCAGGTCGCCGTCGAAGTCGTAGTGGACGGTGGGCGCGGGCAGGGCCGCCTGGGCGGGCGCGGCCGCGAGACCGGCCGCGAGCAGCGCGCCCGCGGCGACGCCGGCGAGGGCGCTCCTGGCGAGACGTGCACCACCCGGACGTGGGTGGTGGTGTGGCGTCAGCTCCATCGCTGGGATCTCCGATTCCTTCGTGGTCGGGGGACCGCACGACGCCTGGCACGACCTCGTGCGACGCCACTGTGTCGAACCGGTTCGACAGCGTGATGTGCCAAACGGATCCAAACGGGTGGCTGTCGCAGTGTGTACGCCGCCGCGGCTGGACCGTCAACCCGTGGCGGCGAGTCGATTAGTCGAACCGCTTCGCCATTTCCTGGTCCTGAAGGGCCCGGTCGGTACGTAGTGCACCTGTCTCCGGTCCGTAGGAACGGGCACGCCGACACGGCCGCCAGTCGCATCGACGCAGGTGGGACGGGCTATCACCGAGTTTGTCCCGCCGCGCAACTCGGTGCGCGTCTGGCGAACCGGTTCGACAAATTTTCCTCCGACACTTGACGCGGTTCCGCTCCCGCTGCTGTCATCGGCGCCAGGACGGCCCCTCGACGCCGTGTCGAACCGGTTCCGCCGAAGCGGACCGTCGTCGTCCGGAAAGGAGCAGCTCGTGGCGACCATCGGCGACGTGGCCCGTGTCGCGGGTGTGTCCCGCAGCACCGTCAGCTACGCGCTGTCGGGGAAGCGGTCCCTGTCCGAGGACGTCCGCGGCCGCGTGGCGGCCGCGGTCGAGCAGCTCGGCTACACGCCGAACGCCGGCGCCCGGGCGCTCGCAACGTCGCAGACCAAGGTCCTCGGACTGCTGGCGCAGTTCTACGACGACGAGTTCGCCCCGGCGATGATGCAGTACTTCCTCGGCGTCTCGAACACCGCACGCGCCCTGGGCTACGACGTCCTGCTCATCAGCGAGCCCGACGGACCCGCCGCGCTCGAGCGGGTGCTCTCCTCGCGGATGGTCGACGGTGTCGTGCTCCTGAACGTCGCCGAGCAGGACGCCCGCGTGCCGGTGCTGCAGCAGGCGAGCCAGCCGGGTGCCCTGGTCGGGCTGCCGGCCGACTGCCGCGGCGTCGACGTCTTCGACCTCGACTTCGAGGAGGCCGGGCGGCTCATGGTGGAGCACCTTCACCGGCTCGGTCACCGCGAGCTCGTGCTGCTGTCCCAGCCGGAGCACGTCGTCGAGCGCGGCGGGGCCTACGTGTGGCGGTTGCAGGACGCCGCCCGCGAGGAGGCGGTGCGACGCGGTGTCGTGCTGCACACCGCCTACGGCCCACCTGACCAGGCGGACGTCTCGCAGCGGATCCACGAGCTGCTCG is a window encoding:
- a CDS encoding LacI family DNA-binding transcriptional regulator, translated to MATIGDVARVAGVSRSTVSYALSGKRSLSEDVRGRVAAAVEQLGYTPNAGARALATSQTKVLGLLAQFYDDEFAPAMMQYFLGVSNTARALGYDVLLISEPDGPAALERVLSSRMVDGVVLLNVAEQDARVPVLQQASQPGALVGLPADCRGVDVFDLDFEEAGRLMVEHLHRLGHRELVLLSQPEHVVERGGAYVWRLQDAAREEAVRRGVVLHTAYGPPDQADVSQRIHELLDAHPGATGLLLNNEAAGTALPSVLSARGLRAPDDLSVVGRWSSQFAQYFCLPYSFVESAPDRLGRMAVRQLVKRIENGAAAASEPHVVRLVSPVLDDRGSTSRRP
- a CDS encoding LamG-like jellyroll fold domain-containing protein, with protein sequence MELTPHHHPRPGGARLARSALAGVAAGALLAAGLAAAPAQAALPAPTVHYDFDGDLTGGVVADSSGSGLDATLVNPGTASSVDGPDGRALSLPGGAAATSAYVRLPRGVLEGSTDLTVSVRALWDGTGGPWQRLFDLGSNTTRYFFATPSNGDGRLRTAITVGGGGAAEDVVTGGAAMPAQQWRTNTVVLDTDDDTLTLYLDGVAVGSTETDVTGAQLLTATATSSGYIGRAFYPDPLLSGDVDDFQVFHSALDAEQVAELYGAELPTLDAVAATEFSIRTAIGTAPDLPAGVLGEFSDGYDRQVPVEWEPVDATQYAQAGRFTVTGTAGGTTVTATVDVVREGELTVDLGSDTGDFLGGAAGVLYGLYDDGMPSDTLVEGFGLRTVATKGQDGAQHPGSDALEVLESLARTTEGKVYVRTTDYYRGFPYQWPGDTPTERLEGYFDVMEMQLDQIAELLAEKPELTDNVVIEPFNEPEGNMFGTGQWSYNRVSWLNDPTDYFAAWDRSYRLIEEKLPGVEIAGPGTSVLFGQVRGFMEHTLEAGTTPDIITWHELSDPATIRDSVERFRSWEDELYAGTDREGTHLPINVNEYAFNYHTSVPGQMIQWISAVEDSKVEGMIAFWNINGNLADSAVGSDRGNGQWWLYNAYSAMTGHTVEVTPPQPGESYTLQGVATLDEERRMAKAIIGGKEGASYVNMIDVPADVFGDEVRVTVEEIPWTGQLGDSPQPRFVDELTVDVVDGAIGLDFGGARLPGLTESSAYEITVTPVGTGETTQVPPTSFDASFEAEAATWVGGAGYSRNGPEGSPQNVSGFFTSGLYNVGGLRTGVDGRLDFTVEVPEDGTYDLQVFTSTLNTFERVQEQGPTNVFVRVDGAAEQELFLPLGYKWVVWDHADTTVELTAGTHTISLATRSLDGTQQTVGDAIIDRIVLKKPSPTSATAVYEAELAEPFGADARYDLTGEISGAGGAAVGEGDELTFWVYAAEPGEHTLTVDAADDGTGTLLVGGTEASGLSGTTAVPVYLNGGVNKVVVTGDLVVDRLVVEATEGALNATDYEAEDAELAGDAVVVDLSLAGGGQAVDGIGGGPGNSNTLTFTVEAEQAGTHAMTVRFSNPEQVPATHYNPNPMARYAWLSVNGGEDRQEIFVPTFHENQFAEKTILLQLEAGENTIRWRSEEPTNWDGETYASDTWPDLGLDLRADTAPVVDRITVAPFSVPAAEEPELGTDTSLGDVLGADTSGPENPREADGSDFDLLAFAVGRVLAARPDSPVSLLGDPTQPLTAFLPDDDAFVAYLDATTRGRVPNEKAAAGRLRGQLSVDALEALLLDHVVLDATLDSEQVLASDGAELTTAGGATLTVDVAGTTVRLLDADGDVVATVTDVDVNLGQVQVGHVVDRVIALG
- a CDS encoding LacI family DNA-binding transcriptional regulator — translated: MAKNGRPSQHDVARLAQVSHQTVSRVLNDREGVGPGTRRRVHEVMAALGYRPDESARALVTRRSTVIGVAVARVDLYRQARIVSSVERAARERGYTTRLRAIDDLAPRSVGAALADLLDAAVAGVVIAAPVRRSGAPTAGRVPAVSIDGDPRGAWSVLASDQRAGAALLTRHLLRLGHRTVHHVAGPATWRCSQERLDGWEQALLEAGAPVPAVVRGDWSARSGYARGRHLARDERVTAVFAANDAMALGVVRAVQDCGRGVPTDVSVAGFDDVPQAAFYGPGLTSVRQDLARLGASGVEVVLAMVAGGRGGPDEQPATLPPSLLVRRASTGPPQARRQGTTSSADDLVSRTPPTTTSRRRRRARLTVDPARATRPVDRSSTTPPTATSAHPDALGRRDAEPMTALRWTLPGAATEPVDAASDGRHEGVRQLGEHRQQRPGTPSRRSGWAARSWRPACCKGAAAWTGDT